A genomic segment from Antedon mediterranea chromosome 6, ecAntMedi1.1, whole genome shotgun sequence encodes:
- the LOC140050924 gene encoding uncharacterized protein isoform X1 — MADNYKELSRSGWTVVSDKGRVFGSESDDSGEQSDFVALEKDVAHFYHSSTSIKVERDEPDTDKNADNPVSPLDTESLEEFDEAEPLEKVAGNSEEVDITENYSPAVVRCSDGLQDQVVIVPTIEREISISDVIEENVRARLNISRSYSSSASSTFTSSFLLKEIPNGKLGMGSDSSDTNEDGNGVECGGISDRLQDVCLSKQVFSENNEKEERVSDSDSDFEHLSQDEIPNNEGGQESDSIEPIGLLSELNSRLLKSEENLPLFPTSSDDSDTSRLFNPGRGHRGIRKRVLAGRSRHSSASKTAAAGIDKSKERDNAWTIWMDHGRLLYYILLLIIALVIGYYIGSSKIFSYKQHLEQGQTQRLHTLQDELLTCLKSEEIHNDKGVLNEHKIQDPGVTVMPTKFDKKQLLTEDVQLLYNNDIAMKKMNAVGEDDWVFVEDAIGNSHGSTDSENIAIKTEDSFEKSNKSTENEKMTIGEDWKDMEDTIESSKQMEENEKMTIGGGDWMDIEDAIESSKQMEEDEKMTIGGGDSMDMEDTIESSKQMKENEKMTIGGGDWMDMEDAIESSKQMEKNEKITIGGGDWMDIEDAIESSKQMEEDEKMTIGGGDWMDIEDAIESSKQMEEDEKMTIGGGDGMDMEDVIESSKQMEENEKMTIGGGDWMDMEDAIESSKQMEENEKMTIGGGDWMDMEDATESSDESTDSEKITVSNRNLMDNENVINGSMEHEKMASGGEETSIDKISKYDRRLSELEAHYKEIQELFKQKMLQPDHNVQELYQKIKSLESQLKIASEGLESRYQVKPDNNVDDSSSGIPTSSFDETNWMSMLSFDSFKKKFDGTVGKLDPSAIWFYYDKTKEVIGVANKATLDTIGKVYDYTKSDEFVSNIANTQKNVKETLNTVNEAMYSQWQAVKKSSEDMSDYVKETGKKAKKTFKERSEQVKKKMSTMDFEEKWQKLKNTSQGIINKTKSTLHDLSEKVLNYSQSDEFQLSLAKTKDRMLETLDEAVKNTRESVSELGDTLADTWSTVKFSMKDIKSKATDNWEAVKEKTGFGKKNNYKKKKEHHKRNKKVPHMNEKEHLKPYNKRNRNQGMIHKNVEVEYEHQTNKKKSLKKTLESIENMHTLLTGNWRQLYEKHFTINCRGDQACMNIQRDDAEILIQELMKYNNWLLKNNYKKDAKKIKMFVNELWPLVNGNYVDDQMLEDLKESLGEILKSMNQRAQKHRLQYPEQSDTLKKKQRKDGRKFAGEGFQSDDEDWYSKRMKGRDKNRHNKPEEGNNYDWFTLRGIERKKARQSDASIDGDWFLERGKDREDLRREWVSKKETADRDWYFKWTQYRSDMRTGMSMWDLYNWFRDWHDHRYLMRH; from the exons ATGGCTGACAACTACAAAGAATTGTCAAGATCTGGCTGGACTGTTGTTAGTGATAAAGGGAGAGTATTT GGATCAGAAAGTGATGACAGTGGTGAACAATCTGACTTTGTTGCACTTGAGAAAGATGTTGCACATTTTTATCACAGTAGTACCAGTATAAAAGTTGAAAGAGATGAACCAGATACTGACAAAAATGCAGATAATCCAGTATCTCCGCTAGATACAGAATCTTTGGAAGAATTCGATGAAGCAGAACCTTTAGAAAAGGTAGCAGGTAATTCTGAAGAAGTTGATATTACTGAGAATTATTCTCCTGCTGTTGTTAGATGCTCTGATGGCTTACAAGATCAGGTTGTCATAGTTCCTACTATTGAAAGAGAAATTTCAATCAGTGATGTCATTGAAGAAAATGTAAGAGCTCGATTAAACATCAGTCGATCTTACTCCTCATCTGCATCAAGCACCTTTACTAGTAGTTTCCTGCTAAAAGAAATACCCAATGGAAAACTTGGAATGGGTAGTGATAGCTCAGATACAAATGAAGATGGCAATGGTGTAGAATGTGGTGGCATCTCTGATAGACTACAAGATGTCTGTCTAtctaaacaagttttttcagaGAACAATGAAAAAG AAGAAAGGGTGAGTGATTCAGACTCAGATTTTGAACATCTTAGTCAAGATGAAATTCCAAACAATGAAGGTGGTCAAGAATCTGATTCAATCGAACCAATAGGTCTTCTTAGTGAATTAAATTCAAGACTACTAAAATCTGAGGAAAATCTTCCTTTGTTTCCAACATCATCAGATGATTCAGACACTTCAAGACTATTTAATCCAGGAAGAGGACATAGAG GGATTAGAAAAAGAGTGTTGGCTGGCCGCTCCAGACACAGTTCAGCATCAAAAACAGCAGCAGCAGGAATAGACAAATCTAAAGAGAGGGATAATGCTTGGACAATTTGGATGGATCATGGTAGACTCCTATATTATATTCTATTACTTATAATTGCATTGGTCATTGGTTATTATATAG GGTCTTCGAAAATATTCAGCTACAAACAACACTTAGAACAAGGACAGACTCAACGACTACACACACTTCAAGATGAGTTACTTACTTGCCTCAAATCTGAAGAAATCCACAATGACAAAGGTGTATTAAATGAACACAAGATTCAAGATCCTGGTGTTACAGTAATGCCGACAAAATTTGACAAGAAACAGTTGTTAACTGAAGATGTGCAATTATTGTACAATAACGATATTGCTATGAAGAAAATGAATGCAGTTGGTGAAGATGATTGGGTGTTTGTTGAAGATGCCATTGGAAATAGTCATGGGAGCACAGATAGTGAAAATATTGCTATTAAAACTGAAGATTCCTTTGAAAAGAGCAATAAGAGTACAGAAAATGAAAAGATGACTATTGGAGAGGACTGGAAGGATATGGAAGATACCATTGAAAGTAGTaaacaaatggaagaaaatgAAAAGATGACTATTGGTGGAGGAGACTGGATGGATATAGAAGATGCCATTGAAAGTAGTAAACAAATGGAAGAAGATGAAAAGATGACTATTGGTGGTGGAGATTCGATGGATATGGAAGATACCATTGAAAgtagtaaacaaatgaaagaaaatGAAAAGATGACTATCGGCGGTGGCGATTGGATGGATATGGAAGATGCCATTGAAAGTAGTAaacaaatggaaaaaaatgaaaagatcACTATTGGTGGAGGAGACTGGATGGATATAGAAGATGCCATTGAAAGTAGTAAACAAATGGAAGAAGATGAAAAGATGACTATTGGTGGAGGAGACTGGATGGATATAGAAGATGCCATTGAAAGTAGTAAACAAATGGAAGAAGATGAAAAGATGACTATTGGTGGAGGAGACGGTATGGATATGGAAGATGTCATTGAAAGTAGTaaacaaatggaagaaaatgAAAAGATGACTATTGGTGGTGGAGATTGGATGGATATGGAAGATGCCATTGAAAGTAGTaaacaaatggaagaaaatgAAAAGATGACTATTGGTGGTGGAGATTGGATGGATATGGAAGATGCCACTGAAAGTAGTGATGAAAGTACAGATAGTGAGAAAATTACTGTCAGTAATAGAAACTTGATGGATaatgaaaatgttattaatGGAAGTATGGAACATGAAAAGATGGCTAGTGGTGGTGAAGAAACCTCTAttgataaaatatcaaaatatgatAGACGACTAAGTGAACTGGAAGCTCATTACAAAGAAATACAAGAGTTATTTAAACAAAAGATGCTGCAACCAGATCATAATGTACAAGAACTCTATCAGAAAATTAAATCACTAGAATCCCAGCTTAAAATAGCATCTGAAGGTCTAGAATCTAGATATCAAGTAAAACCAGATAACAATGTAGATGACAGCTCTAGTGGAATTCCTACATCATCATTTGATGAAACAAATTGGATGAGTATGCTTTCCTTTGatagttttaaaaagaaatttgatGGTACTGTTGGTAAACTAGACCCCAGTGCCATCTGGTTCTACTATGATAAAACGAAAGAAGTAATTGGTGTTGCAAATAAGGCTACTTTGGATACTATTGGCAAAGTTTATGATTATACAAAATCTGATGAATTTGTATCTAATATTGCTAACACCCagaaaaatgttaaagaaaCATTGAACACTGTCAATGAGGCTATGTATAGTCAATGGCAAGCAGTTAAAAAGTCATCAGAAGATATGTCCGACTATGTCAAAGAGACTGGTAAAAAGGCAAAGAAAACATTTAAAGAGAGATCTGAACaggtaaagaaaaaaatgtcaACAATGGATTTTGAAGAGAAGTGGCAAAAACTGAAGAATACATCACAAGggataataaacaaaacaaagtcaACCTTACATGATTTGTCAGAAAAAGTTCTCAATTACTCTCAATCTGATGAATTTCAATTATCTTTGGCCAAGACTAAAGACCGAATGTTAGAGACCCTAGATGAAGCCGTCAAAAACACAAGGGAATCGGTCAGTGAGTTAGGGGACACCCTGGCTGATACATGGTCAACTGTGAAATTTAGCATGAAGGATATCAAATCAAAAGCAACAGATAACTGGGAAGCTGTTAAAGAGAAAACTGGTTTTGGGAAAAAGAACAATtataaaaagaagaaagaacATCATAAAAGAAATAAGAAAGTACCTCATATGAATGAGAAAGAACACCTGAAACCATATAATAAAAGGAACAGAAATCAGGGAATGATACATAAAAATGTAGAAGTGGAATACGAACACCAAACTAATAagaaaaaatctttaaaaaaaaccctaGAAAGTATCGAGAATATGCATACATTACTAACAGGAAATTGGAGACAATTGTATGAAAAACATTTTACGATCAATTGCAGAGGTGACCAGGCATGTATGAACATTCAAAGAGATGATGCAGAAATTCTAATTCAAGAATTAATGAAATACAATAACTGGTTGCTGaaaaataactataaaaaagatgcaaagaaaattaaaatgttcgtcAATGAACTTTGGCCTTTGGTAAATGGCAACTATGTTGATGACCAAATGCTGGAAGATCTGAAAGAAAGTTTGGGTGAAATTCTGAAAAGTATGAACCAAAGAGCACAGAAACACAGATTGCAATATCCAGAACAAAGTGACACTTTGAAAAAGAAGCAAAGAAAAGATGGACGTAAATTTGCAGGAGAAGGATTCCAAAGTGATGATGAGGATTGGTATTCGAAAAGGATGAAGGGGAGAGATAAAAACAGACATAACAAACCAGAAGAAGGAAATAACTATGATTGGTTCACACTGAGAGGTATAGAGCGTAAAAAGGCAAGACAAAGTGATGCATCAATAGACGGAGATTGGTTTCTGGAGAGAGGTAAAGACCGAGAAGACCTCCGGAGAGAGTGGGTATCAAAAAAAGAAACTGCTGATCGAGACTGGTACTTTAAGTGGACTCAATACAGGAGTGATATGAGGACTGGGATGTCTATGTGGGATCTTTATAACTGGTTTCGTGATTGGCATGATCACCGTTACCTCATGAGACactaa
- the LOC140050924 gene encoding uncharacterized protein isoform X2 → MADNYKELSRSGWTVVSDKGRVFGSESDDSGEQSDFVALEKDVAHFYHSSTSIKVERDEPDTDKNADNPVSPLDTESLEEFDEAEPLEKVAGNSEEVDITENYSPAVVRCSDGLQDQVVIVPTIEREISISDVIEENVRARLNISRSYSSSASSTFTSSFLLKEIPNGKLGMGSDSSDTNEDGNGVECGGISDRLQDVCLSKQVFSENNEKERVSDSDSDFEHLSQDEIPNNEGGQESDSIEPIGLLSELNSRLLKSEENLPLFPTSSDDSDTSRLFNPGRGHRGIRKRVLAGRSRHSSASKTAAAGIDKSKERDNAWTIWMDHGRLLYYILLLIIALVIGYYIGSSKIFSYKQHLEQGQTQRLHTLQDELLTCLKSEEIHNDKGVLNEHKIQDPGVTVMPTKFDKKQLLTEDVQLLYNNDIAMKKMNAVGEDDWVFVEDAIGNSHGSTDSENIAIKTEDSFEKSNKSTENEKMTIGEDWKDMEDTIESSKQMEENEKMTIGGGDWMDIEDAIESSKQMEEDEKMTIGGGDSMDMEDTIESSKQMKENEKMTIGGGDWMDMEDAIESSKQMEKNEKITIGGGDWMDIEDAIESSKQMEEDEKMTIGGGDWMDIEDAIESSKQMEEDEKMTIGGGDGMDMEDVIESSKQMEENEKMTIGGGDWMDMEDAIESSKQMEENEKMTIGGGDWMDMEDATESSDESTDSEKITVSNRNLMDNENVINGSMEHEKMASGGEETSIDKISKYDRRLSELEAHYKEIQELFKQKMLQPDHNVQELYQKIKSLESQLKIASEGLESRYQVKPDNNVDDSSSGIPTSSFDETNWMSMLSFDSFKKKFDGTVGKLDPSAIWFYYDKTKEVIGVANKATLDTIGKVYDYTKSDEFVSNIANTQKNVKETLNTVNEAMYSQWQAVKKSSEDMSDYVKETGKKAKKTFKERSEQVKKKMSTMDFEEKWQKLKNTSQGIINKTKSTLHDLSEKVLNYSQSDEFQLSLAKTKDRMLETLDEAVKNTRESVSELGDTLADTWSTVKFSMKDIKSKATDNWEAVKEKTGFGKKNNYKKKKEHHKRNKKVPHMNEKEHLKPYNKRNRNQGMIHKNVEVEYEHQTNKKKSLKKTLESIENMHTLLTGNWRQLYEKHFTINCRGDQACMNIQRDDAEILIQELMKYNNWLLKNNYKKDAKKIKMFVNELWPLVNGNYVDDQMLEDLKESLGEILKSMNQRAQKHRLQYPEQSDTLKKKQRKDGRKFAGEGFQSDDEDWYSKRMKGRDKNRHNKPEEGNNYDWFTLRGIERKKARQSDASIDGDWFLERGKDREDLRREWVSKKETADRDWYFKWTQYRSDMRTGMSMWDLYNWFRDWHDHRYLMRH, encoded by the exons ATGGCTGACAACTACAAAGAATTGTCAAGATCTGGCTGGACTGTTGTTAGTGATAAAGGGAGAGTATTT GGATCAGAAAGTGATGACAGTGGTGAACAATCTGACTTTGTTGCACTTGAGAAAGATGTTGCACATTTTTATCACAGTAGTACCAGTATAAAAGTTGAAAGAGATGAACCAGATACTGACAAAAATGCAGATAATCCAGTATCTCCGCTAGATACAGAATCTTTGGAAGAATTCGATGAAGCAGAACCTTTAGAAAAGGTAGCAGGTAATTCTGAAGAAGTTGATATTACTGAGAATTATTCTCCTGCTGTTGTTAGATGCTCTGATGGCTTACAAGATCAGGTTGTCATAGTTCCTACTATTGAAAGAGAAATTTCAATCAGTGATGTCATTGAAGAAAATGTAAGAGCTCGATTAAACATCAGTCGATCTTACTCCTCATCTGCATCAAGCACCTTTACTAGTAGTTTCCTGCTAAAAGAAATACCCAATGGAAAACTTGGAATGGGTAGTGATAGCTCAGATACAAATGAAGATGGCAATGGTGTAGAATGTGGTGGCATCTCTGATAGACTACAAGATGTCTGTCTAtctaaacaagttttttcagaGAACAATGAAAAAG AAAGGGTGAGTGATTCAGACTCAGATTTTGAACATCTTAGTCAAGATGAAATTCCAAACAATGAAGGTGGTCAAGAATCTGATTCAATCGAACCAATAGGTCTTCTTAGTGAATTAAATTCAAGACTACTAAAATCTGAGGAAAATCTTCCTTTGTTTCCAACATCATCAGATGATTCAGACACTTCAAGACTATTTAATCCAGGAAGAGGACATAGAG GGATTAGAAAAAGAGTGTTGGCTGGCCGCTCCAGACACAGTTCAGCATCAAAAACAGCAGCAGCAGGAATAGACAAATCTAAAGAGAGGGATAATGCTTGGACAATTTGGATGGATCATGGTAGACTCCTATATTATATTCTATTACTTATAATTGCATTGGTCATTGGTTATTATATAG GGTCTTCGAAAATATTCAGCTACAAACAACACTTAGAACAAGGACAGACTCAACGACTACACACACTTCAAGATGAGTTACTTACTTGCCTCAAATCTGAAGAAATCCACAATGACAAAGGTGTATTAAATGAACACAAGATTCAAGATCCTGGTGTTACAGTAATGCCGACAAAATTTGACAAGAAACAGTTGTTAACTGAAGATGTGCAATTATTGTACAATAACGATATTGCTATGAAGAAAATGAATGCAGTTGGTGAAGATGATTGGGTGTTTGTTGAAGATGCCATTGGAAATAGTCATGGGAGCACAGATAGTGAAAATATTGCTATTAAAACTGAAGATTCCTTTGAAAAGAGCAATAAGAGTACAGAAAATGAAAAGATGACTATTGGAGAGGACTGGAAGGATATGGAAGATACCATTGAAAGTAGTaaacaaatggaagaaaatgAAAAGATGACTATTGGTGGAGGAGACTGGATGGATATAGAAGATGCCATTGAAAGTAGTAAACAAATGGAAGAAGATGAAAAGATGACTATTGGTGGTGGAGATTCGATGGATATGGAAGATACCATTGAAAgtagtaaacaaatgaaagaaaatGAAAAGATGACTATCGGCGGTGGCGATTGGATGGATATGGAAGATGCCATTGAAAGTAGTAaacaaatggaaaaaaatgaaaagatcACTATTGGTGGAGGAGACTGGATGGATATAGAAGATGCCATTGAAAGTAGTAAACAAATGGAAGAAGATGAAAAGATGACTATTGGTGGAGGAGACTGGATGGATATAGAAGATGCCATTGAAAGTAGTAAACAAATGGAAGAAGATGAAAAGATGACTATTGGTGGAGGAGACGGTATGGATATGGAAGATGTCATTGAAAGTAGTaaacaaatggaagaaaatgAAAAGATGACTATTGGTGGTGGAGATTGGATGGATATGGAAGATGCCATTGAAAGTAGTaaacaaatggaagaaaatgAAAAGATGACTATTGGTGGTGGAGATTGGATGGATATGGAAGATGCCACTGAAAGTAGTGATGAAAGTACAGATAGTGAGAAAATTACTGTCAGTAATAGAAACTTGATGGATaatgaaaatgttattaatGGAAGTATGGAACATGAAAAGATGGCTAGTGGTGGTGAAGAAACCTCTAttgataaaatatcaaaatatgatAGACGACTAAGTGAACTGGAAGCTCATTACAAAGAAATACAAGAGTTATTTAAACAAAAGATGCTGCAACCAGATCATAATGTACAAGAACTCTATCAGAAAATTAAATCACTAGAATCCCAGCTTAAAATAGCATCTGAAGGTCTAGAATCTAGATATCAAGTAAAACCAGATAACAATGTAGATGACAGCTCTAGTGGAATTCCTACATCATCATTTGATGAAACAAATTGGATGAGTATGCTTTCCTTTGatagttttaaaaagaaatttgatGGTACTGTTGGTAAACTAGACCCCAGTGCCATCTGGTTCTACTATGATAAAACGAAAGAAGTAATTGGTGTTGCAAATAAGGCTACTTTGGATACTATTGGCAAAGTTTATGATTATACAAAATCTGATGAATTTGTATCTAATATTGCTAACACCCagaaaaatgttaaagaaaCATTGAACACTGTCAATGAGGCTATGTATAGTCAATGGCAAGCAGTTAAAAAGTCATCAGAAGATATGTCCGACTATGTCAAAGAGACTGGTAAAAAGGCAAAGAAAACATTTAAAGAGAGATCTGAACaggtaaagaaaaaaatgtcaACAATGGATTTTGAAGAGAAGTGGCAAAAACTGAAGAATACATCACAAGggataataaacaaaacaaagtcaACCTTACATGATTTGTCAGAAAAAGTTCTCAATTACTCTCAATCTGATGAATTTCAATTATCTTTGGCCAAGACTAAAGACCGAATGTTAGAGACCCTAGATGAAGCCGTCAAAAACACAAGGGAATCGGTCAGTGAGTTAGGGGACACCCTGGCTGATACATGGTCAACTGTGAAATTTAGCATGAAGGATATCAAATCAAAAGCAACAGATAACTGGGAAGCTGTTAAAGAGAAAACTGGTTTTGGGAAAAAGAACAATtataaaaagaagaaagaacATCATAAAAGAAATAAGAAAGTACCTCATATGAATGAGAAAGAACACCTGAAACCATATAATAAAAGGAACAGAAATCAGGGAATGATACATAAAAATGTAGAAGTGGAATACGAACACCAAACTAATAagaaaaaatctttaaaaaaaaccctaGAAAGTATCGAGAATATGCATACATTACTAACAGGAAATTGGAGACAATTGTATGAAAAACATTTTACGATCAATTGCAGAGGTGACCAGGCATGTATGAACATTCAAAGAGATGATGCAGAAATTCTAATTCAAGAATTAATGAAATACAATAACTGGTTGCTGaaaaataactataaaaaagatgcaaagaaaattaaaatgttcgtcAATGAACTTTGGCCTTTGGTAAATGGCAACTATGTTGATGACCAAATGCTGGAAGATCTGAAAGAAAGTTTGGGTGAAATTCTGAAAAGTATGAACCAAAGAGCACAGAAACACAGATTGCAATATCCAGAACAAAGTGACACTTTGAAAAAGAAGCAAAGAAAAGATGGACGTAAATTTGCAGGAGAAGGATTCCAAAGTGATGATGAGGATTGGTATTCGAAAAGGATGAAGGGGAGAGATAAAAACAGACATAACAAACCAGAAGAAGGAAATAACTATGATTGGTTCACACTGAGAGGTATAGAGCGTAAAAAGGCAAGACAAAGTGATGCATCAATAGACGGAGATTGGTTTCTGGAGAGAGGTAAAGACCGAGAAGACCTCCGGAGAGAGTGGGTATCAAAAAAAGAAACTGCTGATCGAGACTGGTACTTTAAGTGGACTCAATACAGGAGTGATATGAGGACTGGGATGTCTATGTGGGATCTTTATAACTGGTTTCGTGATTGGCATGATCACCGTTACCTCATGAGACactaa